The DNA segment cccacctctgatcaaGAGGACTGCAGGAAGCATGGGGCAGTAATATAGTCATGCTAAGATTGTTATGTATGGTCTGTACCTCAAAGGCTAGGAGTTAGTATGCAAGCCCTCCACCCCCACTCCTCAGCTCTATGGTAAGAGCTCTCCATTCTTGTTTCCACCACAAACTAAAGCTGGGCAGGAAGTGCAAGCACAGAGACATTCACACCAATAAGCCACAATGATTGTGGTCATTGCTGCATATCATTCTTCCTCGTAGGTTTGCAGGCCTCTTACCCAGGGGATCTTACATGTTTAGCAGGGAGgctttttacaaaaataaataaaaccatctgTTTCAAAGAGCAGAAGTTATACCTGCCAAACATAACCCTATGAGCACAGCTATACATACACCAGGTTCCTGACCATGTTGCACATAATTGTGAGTACAAgtacccaccccacccccttggcAAGAACTGCTCCGTGTGAGACAGAGATTATATCCAaactacgtttaaagcacatgccttccgccaaagaatcctgggaattgtagtttacccctcacagagctacagttccaagcACCCTctaaaactacagttgccaggactctgtgggggaagcaatgtgcatTAAATTTATAGTATGGATATGATCAGGAAAACCCTTTATTTATACTCATTGTTAGAAACCAATTCTGCAGACCACACAGACCACACTACAGTCGCTTAGACATGCCGGCCATGCACAGATCCCAAGTGTCAGCAGTTCTCAGCCAAATATAACTAAATTTATTGCAAGTATGAGTGTTCAGTATTGGTGTTCCTTGTCCTGCTGCCCAGCTTCCTCTCAGAACAGGTCATGTGACCTCCTACATAACCTCAATAGGAAAATCTTTTAGCATCTCTTCAATGGCCCACTTTCCCATCTGCTGCGCTAAACCAAAAAGCTACTAAGCAAACTATTCCTGAGCTCATGATATGAGAAATAAGACctaatccagggatggggaacttgtggctctccagttgttggctgactactactcccatcatccctgaccactggtcatgctggctgttaggagttcaacaatatctggagggccacaggtagtaACATAAAGACAGCTTgcgcacacacacaatttcatTTCTCAATCATTGACTTGCAATCAAACATGTGGGAAGactccactgaaaagcattgtGTCCAAGGTTAAAAAATGCTCTGTGGTGGTTAATTTGTGATGCCTCATTCGCACATGCAAGCTATCCTTTGCAGTGAGCTGACCTCTAGGATCAAAACATTCAAAAGGGCCCAAGGCTAGCCCGTCTAGTCCAACTCCTTGCCAAAACCCAGGACTATCCCACTTACTACCCCCCATACAGATCAGGTTTTGCAGTTCAGACCACAATGAGTCACAAGCAGGGCGCATGGGCGCCACAGAAAACGACCTACAGTGTATTCCTCCAAATGTTTCAGCTCCTGCCTTcacagaatttatttcagctttccTTGTAACTGGTGTGGCTTCTACATTGGTAGTTTGATCAGATAAAATGCAAAGTTCATTCCCTTTTCTCCCTAGCCACCTACTGATTTTCTGTCGGGCAATACCCAGTGCCCATGCTGTTAACCACATCctgaactgaagacatttttcctCTAACAAAAAGAGAACCAATCTTCACTGCTCATACAATAGAGGAAGTTAACACTTCTACCTAATAATGGAAAGGAAGCACAGTCATTTCTGGCATCTCCCAATCGCATTAAAAGCAATTATTGAGCACACTGGAAAAAACAGGGCACTTTGTACCACCCTAACCAGTTTAGAGACAGCAACAATGAAAATATTTGGGAGGACAGATGCCATTACCATCAATATCCTTGTTCAGCACCTTTTTACTTTATTAAAAGTTTTGAGGAATCTAACCAATTCATTAGTTAAATGTTACAGCTCTAATAGTGcacaaagccctttacagcttgggaccaggatacctgaaagaccgtcttaccccttatatacccagccgatcactgcgctgtgcaggtgagggtctcctgcagataccatcttatcaggaggttcgttctgtacaatataggaaacggacctttagtgtagcggcacctaccctgtggaattccctcctcttaaatattaggcaggcgccatctctgctatcttttcggcaccttttgaagactttcctcttccaacaagccttttaagttgagacctatcccagtctgcatctgtgttagaattacttttaatgtcttttaatatgtcgttaacccttttttaaaaaagatgtttttaaagttttttttaatgtttttaatgttgttttgttttaatatattttaaggtctttttatgatgttttaaagtgtttttagtgtttctgtttgctgtcctgggctcctgctggaaggaaggaaggggtataaataaaataaataaatagtgccacATCCTTAGAACAGGGGTTGCTAAACCCGAGCTCAGGGACTTGGCTTGGTCCCCCAAGCAAATTTTTCTGCAGCTCTACCTTGGAGACTGGGATAATTCTACATGACTTTTCATAGGAAACAATCTTCTTAATCAGGCACATGAAGCAGACAGCTCTATGCATTTTGCTGGAACAGGACATAATATTTAGGTTGCACTACCTCATGATTCCCAGAAGACCAGGTGAATCCCAAACATCAAAAACTGCCCTGATCTCTTTTATTTGAACTGCGTATTATTTATTGCTAACTGAAACCTGACCTTACATTTCAGAACTAAAAGGCGACCAAGATGCACCCACACATCTGCAGTGTGATCATGCATCAGAACATAGCCtgaggtttctgcagcatgtGGTTTTCCTGCCTGTAAACCTCTACCACAAGGAGGCCTCAAGCAGCCAGCGCTGATTCACATACATACCAAAACGGGTCTGCTTACTAGGGTAATGGCAGTTTTCTATGGTACAGTAGTATTGCTCGTGCCCTGTAGCACCCACCTCAATGAGATGTTTTTTACCACTGGCATTAAATCCTTGTGGGAAAACTCCAATGTAGAAATCCGGTATAACTCACTCCTGTCCTTAAATTAATCCCCTCTCACAGGTCACATTCTAAACTTTATAAATTAGTTTCTAACCTCAGAGTTCCCTTCCACCAGAATTTAGGTCCAGTAGAAATAGCCAGACTTGGCAGATAGATGTGATAACTGATATGAAACGCTGACTGATGATCTCTACATGATAACTGGCATTTCTCAAATAGGACTATCCTATGCTGTTGGCCTTACCAAATGAACAGAACTGTCATTTGCTCTCTCAGCTATGCTCTCATTGCAATTCAGTGTGTTGCATTCATTCTGGAATCTTTAATGTAAGAATGGCAAATACACTTTAAAGCAGGTCTCGCCAATGCAGTGCCATGGGCCAACATGTGCCCACAGAAGCTTCCATGGCACCCACAGAGTCCCCTTTCCCTTCTGAAATTAAGCTTGAAAGAAACATTCTATAGTAGCCAACACCCTGAGAGAATAGGTTCAAGTGCATGCTTGGTTGTAGTCAgtagtgaagtggcaaattcagaagtgtagggtctgTTCATaagagtcacagccacacacaagcaccttttttgctcctgggttgagaatgagatccttgttaatgctttctcccacaacagcagatgtccttaggagccaaccagcatgaaagaggagagcatTAGCTGctggactcacctcctttcactgtgattggctccacaggaaaggacaagaaaacatgttagaagactcttctcagtggctaacacactcccctttcatgctgattagttcataggacactggagacattggaaccctgctccccaaaaggtaaggggtctaagaccccccaagaccctggaggactacacccctggttgtggtgtgtgtgcatgtggcgctcacaacagtttctcccatttgcaaatgtgcccatggtcCCAGCAAGGTTGGGGAGCCCTTCTTAAAACCCCATCAATCTAGGGAAAAGCTGGCAAAAACTATCAAGTGCGAAGGAGAAGACCTCACTCTATAACCCAAGAGCTCCTCAGCCAAGAAGTCATACAGAAAAAACACCTTCTTAGGAGCGGCCCTACTATTACGCAGAAGGCAGCAGCCACTCTATGCAGGTGATTTTGGGTGCCATGAAAGGGCAGCactttttttaaatttcattattgttgtatctGTATGGCCAAGGAGGCGGAAAGGAACttgtgggactttctgcattGATTATTATGCAGGGGGCTGGAGGtggggcagcaaaatgtcttgggctagccctgCTCCCTCTAGGGAAAGCTCCAAAGAGCTTGCTACGCAAGACAAAGAATTCTATCCCATTGCTCATGACAAGCATGTGCTTTTGATGATAGTTATTTACTTGAATAAAACTTTTGCCATAGGACCCACTTGAAGCTCACCTCCTTTTTCATCGCCTCCAGGTGCTAGCATCCACTTCATTCAAGTACACTTGATCTGTCTCCTGAGATCCAAAAGATTTTCatcgggacttcccaggaggatcgctccgcctgtgctgcctctggcacgggctcccgtcttggtggaaactttttcagttttaaaaccaatcagaagggctttttgactggggaaaatttcttccggataaggaagaaacgtagagattttccacagagctttgttgtgtttgttggaggctggaattctgtgaaagaaggtcttccagcagctcggacggagctaggatttccaaccagctcaactgattaagtgagccattttttttcttcaaagaaaaacggattaacaggcaagcattctcctgtcttttctcattattttgttatcaatacagctaaagagatttgtcaaagaaccagcaattaagaaaccctgggtgagtcatagctttctcttttattcacggagctaaggggaagaaaatagaaatagtttatctttatttttattgcaaaaagctggcatggaattcagcattataaagattacaaacggctgaggggtttctaatttaaagagaaaactttttttgatttataagatttttgagtaatatatgtctgggactatttttccggtttacttttttttttttgacgagtctgctcattcttcctgctactaattatttggatgctgtgaattaaagttgttttggcacttttggacatacaagagataaggcagttcgtcttgtctagagggtgacgtcagctggcttgaaagattaactcctttgaaactggataaagaaataaactgttctttgcttgggacattggaaattgaagggattgtggtttttttggttttaagaatgacaatcaagaaggtggttgagatcatggatgtacaagaagggactttctctttagatatgtttcagaaaataatgaatgagattaagctaacaaaacaagaactcagacataacagacaagtgataagtgaatttggcgaaatgagacaggagctgaaagaaattcaggattctatgagaaaggagaacaaagataaatttggaaaattaaaaaaggatgaaagaaaaattaaagggaaggttcaagccctggagattggattaaatatggtcttgggaaaagatttggatttcctggctgtgatggatcctggagacaaatattactgtttggaattcagcgctgtccctgaaggaattggtgaagagattggagataaagatatcatcggttcgaaaaaattcatggactggaaggatttgatggaacttgaaatggagaaagtttacagaattaattcctgttttgtgacaatgaaaaacccttcaagagatgtgctagtgcattctgtaaaaaagaggaacagagatgcggttctgcaacaatacttcagtgatacgttcggaaatgatggcaagaaaatatttgtgatgaaggaaatccctatcagactcttattatatgactatgacagcaagattattgggtgcgtaaagatggaagatggaagatggaatcaacacggataaaggaagaagagcaatttgaaattactggatttaatagacttgaagagttggattaattgacatgtctatctagaaacaa comes from the Rhineura floridana isolate rRhiFlo1 chromosome 7, rRhiFlo1.hap2, whole genome shotgun sequence genome and includes:
- the LOC133389277 gene encoding uncharacterized protein LOC133389277; this translates as MTIKKVVEIMDVQEGTFSLDMFQKIMNEIKLTKQELRHNRQVISEFGEMRQELKEIQDSMRKENKDKFGKLKKDERKIKGKVQALEIGLNMVLGKDLDFLAVMDPGDKYYCLEFSAVPEGIGEEIGDKDIIGSKKFMDWKDLMELEMEKVYRINSCFVTMKNPSRDVLVHSVKKRNRDAVLQQYFSDTFGNDGKKIFVMKEIPIRLLLYDYDSKIIGCVKMEDGRWNQHG